From Podospora bellae-mahoneyi strain CBS 112042 chromosome 5, whole genome shotgun sequence:
AACTCTTGCATCTCCTCCATGAGCTCCACAAGCTCgttcaacctcttctctaCTTCCAGCATCTCCTGATGGCGCTGCCGCACTGCTGCCAGGACAGAGCTCGCCTGACCGGAGCGGTTGCTTTGCATAAGTGCCTGCGAGAAGACGGCGGGCTCGCTGTCCACCATCCGGCGCATCTCAGCGTCGCTGATGTCTCCCTTCACGATGCGGATTTGACGTTCTGTCTGATCTCGTATCCTCTTCCTGTTCTCGCCCTCCAGCGACTGGAATTTTTGAATGGCGGCCTGTACCTGTCGCTCAACCAGCCCGACCTGCCTGTTGTTGCCCCCTAGCTGGTGGTCGTCGGTCTTGACGTCCCGAACACGGTCCTTCAGCGCCCTGAACCGGTCCATGATGTTTGCCGTTAGAGTATCGATTTCATCTCGGATGGCCCCTTGGTTTGTCGCACCCGATAGCTTTACCTGGAGATTGGAAAACTTGTCTAGAAGGGCTTCGAGGCTGCGAACATCGTTGCTGATTTCGGAGCATTTTTGGAGGATCGAACTCTGGGTTGGTCtagaggaggatgtggggAGCGAGTTCATCTCGACGTTGGCTATCACGCCTTTGGGGTTAGAAAATCAAATTGTCCAGCAAAGGTCGTAGCTGCTCAGAACTCACCCGCATTACGGTCGTCGAAAGGATTGCTGTAGCCGCTAGGGCTATTTCCTCCACCATATCCGCCCTGGCCGTagccgccgccgtcaccaCCTTGATTAtaggggttgttgtttgggttgtACCCTGCGTACTGAAAACAAGCAGTTTGGTCAGCAATCTGTCTCAACAGCAGTAAGGAACTGCAAAGAATGTTTCAGGGGCCCTGTGCTTGGCATACTCAACCACGAGGGCATATGAGACATGGAGAGTTCTAGAGCATCGGTTCCCAAGTTCATAAATGGCAAAAAGTGACAGCATATACTCACACTcatgttgtttgttgtgggAGCGCGAAGAGCCTGCTCGCAAGGGCTATGGGGAaagtggagggggaggcgctCGGTACCCTATTCGCGAGTGTAATGAGGttgggtgtggtgtggtgttgacgGTGGTAGTAGTCTATGTAGGATGATATTGCTgacacaaaagaaaaccacgctggaggagagggtaTCGAGATCGCGAAAATGAACAGGGAAAACACAAGCGCCAAACATTGAAAAGAAGTTCAAACAGGGGACAAAAAACGGCGGTGGGCACGGCTGGGTTAATGAATGGTAGGTTTTTCAGGCGAAGGCCATCAGACACCAGAGGAATCTCAGGAGGTCGGCCCAAACGAGGTTAGCGGGTTTGTGGCGCGGTCTCACGTTTGCTCGCAGAACAGCCGCTCGCTCGCGTCGGGATCATGAACCCCTGCTCTGGAACTGTTAAAGGTTGCAGTGGATCCTACACCGAGTACCTACCTTTGCCATGTTCCTTTCTCGCAACGGCAATTGTATGAATATGCATGGGATGATTGGTGGAATAGGCTGTATGTAATAACCAGCACCAGATGTCCCGGACGGCCATTCCCCAGGTCAAGGTCTGAATCGAGTGCGAATCACGGTCAACGACTTGGTCTCGATTTCTCGAGGGGATCACCGGTGAAGTGGGTCGCTGATTTGAAGCGCTTGGCTGGTTACGAAGAGCCGTCTTGGCAAGAAGCAGCTTAAATCCAACGCAGGCCGGGGCAGCCTCGGCAGCAAAAACCGTTTCAGAACGGCGATCGTCAGGCACGTTCAATCGTCAAACAGACATCGGCCCCGTGCTCAGTATGAAAGTGACGACAATGTCACTGTCTTGTCATGGCTCCTTTTGCtgtccaacccctccaacgaAGCCTTCATCAATCCTTTAATGCTTATCCCAACAAAGCACGCTTCCCGAACCCAACTATAAACACCTGCATGCTGCACGACTCAGCCCAACTATGGCGTGGGCGGCTCAGTGCCGTTACCCCATCGCGGGGAAAGGAATGGGGAGTGTACAGCACAAGGCCCTCTTGAAGACCGCCGCCTGGGCTCGGGGCCTGGTGTGCGGAAAACAGTCAAGACATCGTGGCCAGGACGGCCGAGTTTGGGCCGCTTCTATCGGCACCTTTTCGGGTTGCTGCAACATCACAAGCATCTTCTGGCGTACAGACCGAATCTCAATTTACGAAACATGCCTCTCAGTAGCTGCAAACATCTAGCTGATTAAACCGCCAAACTACTTCCCGCCGCTCTGTAAAGCACCCCAAACCATGCCCAGCCAAGAACCGGTGCCCCCTTTCTCAACGTCAAGTCAGACTACCGCATAAGCAGAGGCATAGCTGACGCTGAAGTCGAagctcttcttcaccaaatTGCTTCTCTGGTACTGCACAAATTTGAACTTTCCTTTTCCATCGACGGCTTCCAAGGCTGCCATGATTACGCCAATTGGATGCCTGCCGCAGACAGTGTTGTGGCTATCCTGAACCACCTTGTAGAATTCACTATGCTCACCAGACTCCACGGCATCCATGGCCAACTGGTCCAGCACTTTGATGACATCGTGGATCTCAGGCTCTCCAGAACTGATGCCGAGTTTACTCCAATCTGGCGGGGTGACGTTCAGGACTTCGTGCCGCACACCCTTGGACCGTGGCGCGTCCATGTCACGAATCGCACCGTCAGAAAAATGAGGTCGGTAGCTGAATCGGGATCCCCAGTGACAGAAATCGGACGAGACGATCCAGGCTGTGGTGGGGTCCTTCAGGTACGAGGACAGCAACTTTCCAAAggccttttcttcttcggcagATCCATCGCCCACGAGTATCGGAACTATGGGCGGGTACTTTGTGCTGTCGTCTCCGAAGGTCTGCTGAAGTCTCTTCCAGAGGAACGGAACGTGCATTTCCAGAGAATGTTCATCGACGTCTCGGCGGGCGGGTATATCGGTGAACTTGCCCGTTTCCCTCAGCTCGTTTACCGTGTTCCTATCCACCATGAGGTCCCCAAAGGGTGTTGCATATTTGCTGAATGTGGTTAACGCGCATCCGTGAAGATAATATGTGTGGGACGGTCCGAGAATGAAGACCCGTTTCGCCGCTCTGAGGTCGAGAGCCTTGTAGGCCCAGGCTGCGCAAGGCCCAGAATATGAATAGCCCGCATGGCTTCGAATTAAAGTCAGCATATTGAATCATCTCTCACAAGACACCGGGCTATTTCTCGCTTACGGAGCTATGATCACTCGGGCGCCAGGCACAGGGAGACCATGGTCATCCAGCTGGTCAGGCACACGGCTTAGGAACCCGTCGAGCTGCGATGAcaactccttctcatcatcatcgtaCCAGGATCCAGCATGGCTAGCATCCCGTGTGGCCATGTTGTCTCGGGGCTGAGTTTCAAAGGAACTTTGAAAATAACACAAAGAGTCTGAGCTGGTTATCTGAATCGAGTAGCATCGAGGAATGGGAGAAGCAGCTCCTTGCCACATGGACGGTTGGGCTACCACCTAGCTCAGGTGGGGTTAGATAGGTCGGTAGCTACTTGGAGCTCTGCCCCGCACTGACGTCCGTGGTCAGTTGCACTTCATGTCACCAGCGAATTCACAGAGCAAAGCGCATAATAAAGAAAAATCAGGTCTGACCATGTCTTTTGAATAAAATAACTAGAATGTATCGTCCACCAGAAAACCCTGTCCCAGATCCAGTCAACTCTTGACTGCCTCAAACCACAAACACCATCCGACCAAGAGGTATCAACAAAGACCCACAACCTACTCAAACACAGTGTATACACAAATCCACTCCGTGATGCCATGCTTCCCAGCCACTTGAACAAATCTTGAACTGAAGCCCGCCATTTCTCACTCGGCCCATCAGTACACACCAACACCCTGGGTCCGCCCGCTCCCGTTGGCTGCCCCCCAGTCCCGTCTCCCAGCGCAAGCCAAACATCGCCTGTGCTCCCCAAGATTGCTGACCGAGCAGCTGAAGCATACCGTCTTCCCACACGCTCCGCACGTGTTTTCTCCCATTTCGCCGCCTCCATCTATATCCATCATGATGCCATCCTGATCACCACAGGCATCCGATTCCAGCAGCCCCACGCCACAGTCGTCACATGTTGTTGAAGCCACCGCTGTGGATGAGTTGGGCATCGCAATTGGGGATGGCGAAGAGGTCAAAGACGCCTGAGACGACGACGGGCTAGCCACAGTTCGTGTGGGGAGCTTCCAGAAGCTGTGGAGGGAgcgttggtgttggtcgGGGTGCACCTCTGAGGGAACTAAGGTTGGAGTCGGTTCAGTGACTTGAACTTGGGGCGGCGACGGCGCTTGTTGCTGAgtatgttgctgctgttgtgcaGAGAATAGCAGATTTAGGGTACGTTCTGCGAGATGAAAAAAGAGAGGTAAGTCACTGTGCCCAAACTCATCATGGTAAAACGAATCGGGGGGCTCCTACGGTGAATGATTGCCTCAGGTGGCCTATTATCGCGGAAGCGCTTCCTGGTACGGCCAGGCATGTGTGAAGAGGTGGGGAGACGGGGCGAAAAGAAGCCGCGCCTAGCCGTATCCATCGCACTGATGGCATCGAAGTTGAAGCTGCTCGCCCGAGGTGGTGATGCAAGGGCTGAGCTAAAGGAGCTCAGGTGCGAGTCGGACCGTTTGCGCTTGATGACCATTTTCACAGATCAATGCCTTGACAACTTGGGAGTAGCAATGTTGGAAATATCCGTACTCTCATCAAAAGAACCACACGGACGCTGTCGAGGTTGCTTGAGTGACAAGCAAAGAAAGACGGAAACAGCCATCGAGTTCAAGGGGGTCCAGACGCGACTGTACCACGACCACACGTGTAAATCTTTAAGTGCATGGTCCGTGCTTTTCGCGTTCGGCTCCTGATGCAGGTTGGTACATACAAGTGGTGTAGCAGCAAAGCTCTCAAAACCTTCCATCCTTGGTCTCTCAATTTACAGGGAACTTTTCGAGCTTCAGTCTATAAGATTGGTTGGACTTTTGTAGAAGACTAGAAGTTAAATCAGTATTCGTTGCCAAGTTCGTCCAGGcctctccagctctttgTGGTCGATGAGCTCTTGGCGTCCCGTGATCTGGCGCTGCTGACGTGAGGCCCAATCGAACGcgtctcttcctcatccccccGCACTACGCGTCACTTTTCAACATCCTTTTCACAGCACACCTAACATTCTTCGACGATTGGTACAAATTTTAGTCGATGAACTGAGATGTCTTTGCTAGGTCTTAATATTCTACGCCACCTGATTGACATTTCCAGATGACCTCGGGCGAGTCAGCACAACAAGCAAAGGAGCCATGCTCTCCAGAGCTTGGACCATTCAAGGACCAAATAGCACAACCTCAAGATCCAGATAGTGAAAATACCAATGCCGATCTTGCCTCGCTAAAGTACTCGCTTCTTGGTCCGTCCTTGACAAAGGCCGGCCAGGACAAGGTTGATCAGTCCAAGGTAAACCCATCGCTTCCAAGTCTCCTGATATTGCAGTGCCGAGTTCTGACTACCGGTCTCAGGTCGCCGAAGTTATCTATAATTCTTCCAAAGGTTCCAAGTTCTTCAACCGTGAGGAGGAAAGAGACAAAGCCCTGACTGTCAAGATTGATCAAATCCTCGCCAAAAAGCGACAGTTGGAGAAGCTAGACCTCTCTCGGGAGCTCAGGGCTGCAGATGCGCTGCTTGCACAACTCGAGGCCTCACGTGATCTTACTCAACACATTGTTCATATCGATTGCGATGCCTTCTACGCCGCTGTTGAACAACTGGACCGTCCCGAGCTCGCAGACCTCCCCTTTGCCGTGGGTGGGGGCGTTCTGACAACCTGTAACTATGTAGCTCGGAGATTTGGATGTCGAAGCGGCATGGCCGGCTTCGTGGCAAAAAAGCTCTGCCCCCAGCTCATTTTGCTTCCACTCAATTTCGACAAGTATAACGCAAAGGCTGCCGAGGTGCGAGAGATCCTAGCAGACTACGACCCCCGGTTCGAAAGTGCCAGTATTGACGAGGCCTatctcaacatcacccagTACTGCATCGACCACGGCATGGAAGCTGCCGATGTGGTGTCCCAAATGAGAAGGGAGATACATGAAAAGACACACATCACCGTGTCCGCAGGGATTGCAGCCAATGCACGTCTGGCGAAAATCTGCTCCAACATGAATAAGCCTAACGGACAATACGTTCTTCCTCGTGACCGGGTCGTCATCATGGAGTTCATGCGGGACCTCTCGTGCCGGCAAGTCAACGGTATCGGACGAGTTCTAGAGCGGGAGCTTGGTGCCGTTGGCATAAGCACCTGCGGTGACGTTTATACGCAACGACAGTTCATCGAGAAACTTTTCGGTGAGAAGACCTACAACTTCCTTTTGCGGTGCTATCTTGGCCTTGGACGCACGAGCATACAACCTGCCGAAGAGTATGAGCGCAAGAGTGTTGGAACAGAGCGCACGTTTCGTGACATGGATAATCCGACCCAGTTACGTGAGCAGCTCAGACGAATAGCAGAAGAGTTGGAAAAGGATATGCGGCGGGCTGAATGCAAAGGTCGGACTCTCTGCATCAAGGTCAAGCTACATACGTATGAGGTGCTCACACGTCAAATAGCTCCGCCAAAGGCGGTCTATCTCGCCGATGACTTGTACGACTACGCACTGCCAATGCTGGTGAAGCTTGAACAAGAGGTCCCTAATATGAAGTTACGCCTCCTGGGCCTCCGATGTACTCATCTACTCAGCACAAGAAAGCCAGATACAATGGCCTTTTTTGGGTTCAGACCGAGGAGGGCGGGCTCTGTAGAGACTGGGGAATCTACCAGCCGCATAAATCCAAAAAAAGCCGCTGGCACTGAAGAAGTGTGGGAGGAGTGGCCCTCTGAAGCACGCAACGATGTCCTCCTGGTTGAGCGCGCAGGGAGCAGCTCAGGGACCGACAGTCTATTCTGGAGACATGGCAAAGAAGTTCTCCCCAACCCGAAGAAGGAAAAACAGCCTGCTGAGGTGATGCAGGAGGAGCTTTGGGACTGCCCAATATGCAACCGACCACAAACGCCTGACGAAAGACAGTTCAATGAGCACATTGATCTATGTCTCTCGAGGCAAACTATTCGAGACGCCATTCAGCAGGTGGCtgcttcaacccctccacccggCAAGCCCAGTATTCCTGAAGCAAAGAAGAGCAAAGAtaagaagagaggaaggcagtcaacagcagccgATCCTCGACAGAAGAAGCTCCGGTTTACATGAGAGCAAGCTGTGGTGCGATGGGCAGTTAGCTTTCTACCAAGTGATGATTGGTGGAAAGGGAAGCACAATCTCAGGATAAGTAGATACCTGCCTTTATAGGAGCACTGGAAGGCTCACACATCCATGTAACTGAAAAAAACATGTGACTATGTCTTGGTTCAAAATAACAGACAGAGCGCCGAAATGCTGACGATTACGATGCATCGTATTTGCCCGAATGACGAGATCTACATGTTAAAAGCAATGTACGGTTCCGGCCTCACTGTCTCGCCAGAGACGAGCTGACTAGGCTTCACTGCTAACTCGACGGTTGCCCCCCATGCTCATCCTAATCTGatgatcctcctcctcttcctgctcaagctcctcaccGGGAAGTCGAACAGCCCTATCTAGGGCGACCGGTAACCCCCTGTGCCTGCCACGAAGCATGACAACACAAAGTAAGAGTTTTGACACGGGATGCCAAACCCCACAGAAGCTGTACGAGTCGTGTGGTACTCCAACGCTGATGCCAACGCAGCCATACGCCGACACCACCTCGAATATGACGTTGAAAACACTGAAGTTGATGGGATCTGCCATGAAGTTGCTCGTATTGATGGTAATGATGACCAAAATCGCCAGACTTAACCACCAGAGGTCGTGGGCCAATTGTCCGTGTATCTGCTGGCTGATGAAGCTGATGCGCGACTCGGGCCTCCggagagaagaaggtggccgAGCCCCAACACCATGCCATGTTACCGTCCAACTAAACGCTCGGTGAAGTGCTGACAGGCCGCCTTGAGGGGAAACCTTACTGGGTGGCGGTCCGTGATGAGTGAGGGGAGATTGTTCTGGATCTGAATCAGGCGCATCGTCTTCAACATAGATACCAAGAGACCGCTCTTCATAGACGTTTGAATGTCGCATCGTGACCACCACCGGGTACGCTGATATATACATCATGATCACATACAAGACTTGCAGTCCGATGTATactgatgggatgggaacaACATAAAACCCACCCGAACGTACGGCTACACCCAGTGGTCAACAGATCAGCAACCATGTGCTATAAAAGAGGACTCGGTTCAGCTTACCAATAGCTTGAAACAACCCATCAAGCACGCGAGATCCAGGAGGTATGCTTTCGATAGGTGGGTTGCCAATGTTGAGAACCTCAAAAGCGACCCAGTCAATGCTGTTCAGCAAAACGAGCATAAACAATAGCCACCAAGTGGCGCGAGCGGGAAAGAGGTTGGTATAGATGCGGCGCGGGTACTGAAGAATAAATTTCAAGGTGTCCTTAAGGGGGTTGTACTCCTCCTCTCGTGTCACCAGAGATAACAACCTCAAGAGAGACCAAACAATGAGCCTCAAAAAGACAGGATAGGCCGTATTGCCGGCGAGAATCATCAGCCCCATGGTGACAAGAACAAAGTATGAGTTCTGAAAGGGAATCATATTGGCATCCAAGAGCGACATTCCTGAATTGTTGAATGCCGAGGCGCCGTTGAATATCCCCAGCCACCAGGGGTTTATGCCATTTCTCAGCGGCGGCTCggcttggttgttgttgatccAGGCACCAAGCGCGATGCAGCCAAGAGACTGCCAGAGGACAAAGTAGACAGGCACAAGCAAGGCAAGGACTTTGAGCGCTCGATACTCGCAACCGCCTAGCTGTTCCCGTTCTTCGTTGGTCAGGTCGTAGAACTGAGCGTTTCTATTGCTGGAACGATGAGTGAGGAAGCTTCGCATGCCAGAATGACACTTTGTGCCCTCTTCTGGCCTGCCATGAGCGAGTACGCTTCGGTATACTGGCTGGTTATCGAGGGGGACATGTTGGGCCGCCGTTGACGTGGCCTTGATCCCATCGTGGACTTG
This genomic window contains:
- a CDS encoding hypothetical protein (COG:U; EggNog:ENOG503Q3A4), encoding MSYAGYNPNNNPYNQGGDGGGYGQGGYGGGNSPSGYSNPFDDRNAANVEMNSLPTSSSRPTQSSILQKCSEISNDVRSLEALLDKFSNLQVKLSGATNQGAIRDEIDTLTANIMDRFRALKDRVRDVKTDDHQLGGNNRQVGLVERQVQAAIQKFQSLEGENRKRIRDQTERQIRIVKGDISDAEMRRMVDSEPAVFSQALMQSNRSGQASSVLAAVRQRHQEMLEVEKRLNELVELMEEMQELLVKQEAVVMQIDQHAEQAAEDMVKANDELVVAVTTARKTRKKKWICLGICVAIIVIIVVAVVAYVMITRQPAPAPAPPAAAPGPAPTPAPTPAAEQKRSIFERNVFDDLHMNDARAVKLAGEPSGQLSQISRRRLNRVPDQPMHKRFIVEWDVGSDGS
- a CDS encoding hypothetical protein (BUSCO:EOG09262WFG; EggNog:ENOG503NUR4; COG:S), translating into MWQGAASPIPRCYSIQITSSDSLCYFQSSFETQPRDNMATRDASHAGSWYDDDEKELSSQLDGFLSRVPDQLDDHGLPVPGARVIIAPHAGYSYSGPCAAWAYKALDLRAAKRVFILGPSHTYYLHGCALTTFSKYATPFGDLMVDRNTVNELRETGKFTDIPARRDVDEHSLEMHVPFLWKRLQQTFGDDSTKYPPIVPILVGDGSAEEEKAFGKLLSSYLKDPTTAWIVSSDFCHWGSRFSYRPHFSDGAIRDMDAPRSKGVRHEVLNVTPPDWSKLGISSGEPEIHDVIKVLDQLAMDAVESGEHSEFYKVVQDSHNTVCGRHPIGVIMAALEAVDGKGKFKFVQYQRSNLVKKSFDFSVSYASAYAVV
- a CDS encoding hypothetical protein (EggNog:ENOG503P7GE) → MVIKRKRSDSHLSSFSSALASPPRASSFNFDAISAMDTARRGFFSPRLPTSSHMPGRTRKRFRDNRPPEAIIHQRTLNLLFSAQQQQHTQQQAPSPPQVQVTEPTPTLVPSEVHPDQHQRSLHSFWKLPTRTVASPSSSQASLTSSPSPIAMPNSSTAVASTTCDDCGVGLLESDACGDQDGIMMDIDGGGEMGENTCGACGKTVCFSCSVSNLGEHRRCLACAGRRDWGAANGSGRTQGVGVY
- a CDS encoding hypothetical protein (COG:L; EggNog:ENOG503NUPN), with amino-acid sequence MTSGESAQQAKEPCSPELGPFKDQIAQPQDPDSENTNADLASLKYSLLGPSLTKAGQDKVDQSKVAEVIYNSSKGSKFFNREEERDKALTVKIDQILAKKRQLEKLDLSRELRAADALLAQLEASRDLTQHIVHIDCDAFYAAVEQLDRPELADLPFAVGGGVLTTCNYVARRFGCRSGMAGFVAKKLCPQLILLPLNFDKYNAKAAEVREILADYDPRFESASIDEAYLNITQYCIDHGMEAADVVSQMRREIHEKTHITVSAGIAANARLAKICSNMNKPNGQYVLPRDRVVIMEFMRDLSCRQVNGIGRVLERELGAVGISTCGDVYTQRQFIEKLFGEKTYNFLLRCYLGLGRTSIQPAEEYERKSVGTERTFRDMDNPTQLREQLRRIAEELEKDMRRAECKGRTLCIKVKLHTYEVLTRQIAPPKAVYLADDLYDYALPMLVKLEQEVPNMKLRLLGLRCTHLLSTRKPDTMAFFGFRPRRAGSVETGESTSRINPKKAAGTEEVWEEWPSEARNDVLLVERAGSSSGTDSLFWRHGKEVLPNPKKEKQPAEVMQEELWDCPICNRPQTPDERQFNEHIDLCLSRQTIRDAIQQVAASTPPPGKPSIPEAKKSKDKKRGRQSTAADPRQKKLRFT
- a CDS encoding hypothetical protein (COG:P; EggNog:ENOG503NV12), which produces MSRRRRKLAQNHPRAVVFISRCRSWLPPLNFITIHYAYFISVCLVSSLVFWGSSSPAWSISYTDSLFLVVSAMTEAGLNTVNLSQLTTWQQSLLFLLIIFGSSIWVSIWTVMTRKHAFEQRFRDVIQSERRRRTSHGGNALSLGRLPNSHSSRRSLSSHTAQHQPAAYRLSSIDNQHVSLPQTNRPEADATTNFGRACINGEASENTNPTHIAFVDTHLPDMQVHDGIKATSTAAQHVPLDNQPVYRSVLAHGRPEEGTKCHSGMRSFLTHRSSNRNAQFYDLTNEEREQLGGCEYRALKVLALLVPVYFVLWQSLGCIALGAWINNNQAEPPLRNGINPWWLGIFNGASAFNNSGMSLLDANMIPFQNSYFVLVTMGLMILAGNTAYPVFLRLIVWSLLRLLSLVTREEEYNPLKDTLKFILQYPRRIYTNLFPARATWWLLFMLVLLNSIDWVAFEVLNIGNPPIESIPPGSRVLDGLFQAIAVRSGGFYVVPIPSVYIGLQVLYVIMMYISAYPVVVTMRHSNVYEERSLGIYVEDDAPDSDPEQSPLTHHGPPPSKVSPQGGLSALHRAFSWTVTWHGVGARPPSSLRRPESRISFISQQIHGQLAHDLWWLSLAILVIITINTSNFMADPINFSVFNVIFEVVSAYGCVGISVGVPHDSYSFCGVWHPVSKLLLCVVMLRGRHRGLPVALDRAVRLPGEELEQEEEEDHQIRMSMGGNRRVSSEA